Proteins encoded by one window of Vitis riparia cultivar Riparia Gloire de Montpellier isolate 1030 chromosome 11, EGFV_Vit.rip_1.0, whole genome shotgun sequence:
- the LOC117925659 gene encoding U11/U12 small nuclear ribonucleoprotein 25 kDa protein-like yields the protein MPGLGPVFLEACMCGIASSSSPQPEDCGIRESFAYQKLPQQLLRLSVLKLDGSCFEIQVPKGASIAELKEAVVKAFGQTQEEGQTKISWSLVWLHFCLCYKRWKLFDDKMYIRDFRIKDGDQLQFVRHLSVNYNLDLED from the exons ATGCCAGGCCTTGGACCGGTGTTTTTAGAGGCTTGCATGTGCGGTATTGCATCTTCATCTTCTCCTCAGCCTGAGGATTGCGGCATTAGGGAGAGCTTTGCGTATCAGAAGCTGCCTCAGCAACTTCTCAGGCTGTCTGTCCTCAAACTGGATGGCTCTTGTTTCG AGATCCAAGTTCCCAAGGGTGCCTCCATAGCAGAACTGAAAGAGGCAGTGGTGAAGGCCTTTGGACAGACTCAAGAGGAGGGACAAACTAAGATATCATG GTCGCTTGTGTGGCTTCATTTTTGCTTGTGCTATAAAAGATGGAAGCTCTTTGATGACAAGATGTATATTCGAGATTTTCGGATCAAGGACGGGGATCAG CTCCAATTTGTCCGCCACTTGTCAGTTAACTACAACCTGGATTTGGAAGATTAA